One stretch of Ooceraea biroi isolate clonal line C1 chromosome 4, Obir_v5.4, whole genome shotgun sequence DNA includes these proteins:
- the LOC105280863 gene encoding uncharacterized protein LOC105280863 isoform X1, which translates to MTMTITTVFLLLAATSAVGALPLADVHVKFVSPPNVYEHSITTDGDRTFAQKSFISIGRRSTAKLPKNLDYNYRPSLQRSYSRQAIPVTNPGNVESLWPVGVFLPPIDVNDLGYSWYETRRAQPDVYKLRARDPYLLTGREAMMAVKYLYGLGELFFDDYPHAVALLRHQEERMLNGLHGHVLSSLNPRFPFQRKGVRGN; encoded by the exons atgacgatgacg ATAACGACGGTGTTCCTGCTCCTCGCGGCGACGTCGGCAGTCGGCGCTCTGCCGCTCGCCGATGTACACGTGAAGTTCGTGTCGCCCCCGAATGTGTACGAGCACAGCATTACGACGGACG GGGATCGTACTTTCGCCCAGAAGTCGTTCATCTCGATCGGCCGGAGAAGCACGGCGAAGCTACCCAAGAATCTCG ATTACAATTACAGACCGAGCTTACAGCGGAGTTACTCACGGCAGGCGATACCCGTAACAAATCCCGGAAACGTCGAGTCCCTGTGGCCGGTCGGTGTATTCCTGCCACCGATCGACGTCAACGATCTCGGGTACAGCTGGTACGAGACACGACGCGCCCAACCCGACGTTTACAAATTGCGCG CACGAGATCCGTATTTGTTAACCGGCCGTGAAGCGATGATGGCGGTTAAATACCTTTACGGATTGGGTGAACTTTTCTTCGACGATTATCCGCACGCAGTGGCGTTGCTGCGACATCAGGAGGAGAGGATGCTGAATGGCCTGCACGGACACGTCCTCAGCAGTCTGAATCCTAGATTTCCGTTTCAGAGGAAAGGAGTCAGGGGCAATTAA
- the LOC105280863 gene encoding uncharacterized protein LOC105280863 isoform X2 — protein sequence MCTSTALRRTGIVLSPRSRSSRSAGEARRSYPRISVTILVLRLSRRDYQLPKRKRERAIINYNYRPSLQRSYSRQAIPVTNPGNVESLWPVGVFLPPIDVNDLGYSWYETRRAQPDVYKLRARDPYLLTGREAMMAVKYLYGLGELFFDDYPHAVALLRHQEERMLNGLHGHVLSSLNPRFPFQRKGVRGN from the exons ATGTGTACGAGCACAGCATTACGACGGACG GGGATCGTACTTTCGCCCAGAAGTCGTTCATCTCGATCGGCCGGAGAAGCACGGCGAAGCTACCCAAGAATCTCGGTGACTATTTTAGTTTTGCGATTGTCTCGGCGTGATTACCAATTaccaaagagaaagagagagcgagcaataatta ATTACAATTACAGACCGAGCTTACAGCGGAGTTACTCACGGCAGGCGATACCCGTAACAAATCCCGGAAACGTCGAGTCCCTGTGGCCGGTCGGTGTATTCCTGCCACCGATCGACGTCAACGATCTCGGGTACAGCTGGTACGAGACACGACGCGCCCAACCCGACGTTTACAAATTGCGCG CACGAGATCCGTATTTGTTAACCGGCCGTGAAGCGATGATGGCGGTTAAATACCTTTACGGATTGGGTGAACTTTTCTTCGACGATTATCCGCACGCAGTGGCGTTGCTGCGACATCAGGAGGAGAGGATGCTGAATGGCCTGCACGGACACGTCCTCAGCAGTCTGAATCCTAGATTTCCGTTTCAGAGGAAAGGAGTCAGGGGCAATTAA
- the LOC109610669 gene encoding uncharacterized protein LOC109610669, giving the protein MNSRASVQAILAVFCVIALEESVGILRRCVSCRSRGELGSCKDPFTMNSTQIALEKGVDAVPCVSGWCGKIIESQNLNNEYGTATQRLCFQRGPDDNEERCAYTVWNYKKVYMCLCYGDLCNGTMKTNVASGLMIAITACLTRLLV; this is encoded by the exons ATGAATTCTCGAGCGAGCGTGCAAGCGATCCTCGCGGTTTTCTGCGTAATCGCGCTCGAGGAGAGCGTCG GCATTCTTCGAAGATGCGTAAGCTGCAGGTCGCGTGGAGAACTGGGCTCGTGCAAAGACCCTTTCACCATGAATTCTACGCAAATTGCGCTCGAAAAAGGCGTCGACGCGGTACCATGCGTTTCTGGATGGTGTGGAAAAATCATCGAGagtcaaaatttaaataatg AATACGGAACCGCCACGCAGAGATTATGCTTCCAACGAGGTCCAGACGACAACGAGGAAAGATGCGCTTACACCGTGTGGAATTACAAGAAAGTATACATGTGCCTGTGTTACGGAGATCTTTGTAACGGGACGATGAAAACGAACGTTGCCAGTGGTTTAATGATAGCGATCACAGCATGCCTAACACGATTGCTCGTTTAA
- the LOC113561813 gene encoding uncharacterized protein LOC113561813, translating to MDNNVSYSRIYTTPDLSLVIKDLSLIDVGIYRCHGKEGQEKEKKYNYRIEPILKDIGREFVEEGNITEWERYRETYLWPVTTRFALSRMTDLAEIREEGVTLQVMSEWAPWSPCKQCVYDRGIKTSRGHCRLKRSINSASTTIERNDSIVIRFFERSPILPCKSALLQDEFPSISRIVRYLPEFNLREPCKKCPPVKKRRRGERFRYVKRYVLAEGAHLAVTCPESSTVSRVIWKKDALALKKGAGRSFRKADRDVRVIVDTFSTLYLIDVSKDEQGNYTCYVDNVNMMRMKVIVISKTRLLTQAFLRHSGYLGVIIVLTSFCYCAGVVMTCRQREKFQSLPQDEPPQDEGE from the exons ATGGATAATAACGTTTCGTACAGTAGGATATACACGACGCCGGATCTCTCGTTGGTCATTAAGGATCTTTCACTTATCGATGTGGGTATTTATCGATGTCACGGCAAGGAAggacaagagaaagaaaagaaatataattacagaATCGAAC CAATCCTCAAAGATATCGGTCGCGAATTCGTCGAGGAGGGAAACATAACTGAATGGGAGAGATATCGCGAGACGTACTTGTGGCCTGTCACTACGCGGTTTGCA CTTTCGAGGATGACGGACCTAGCCGAGATCCGTGAGGAAGGGGTGACTCTCCAAGTGATGTCTGAATGGGCTCCTTGGAGTCCGTGCAAACAATGCGTATACGACCGTGGCATTAAAACCAGCAGGGGCCATTGCAGACTGAAACGCAGCATAAATTCGGCGAGT aCAACGATCGAGAGAAACGACTCGATCGTTATACGTTTCTTCGAAAGATCTCCGATACTTCCGTGCAA ATCTGCCCTGCTTCAGGATGAATTTCCTAGTATCAGCCGTATCGTGCGATATCTGCCTGAATTCAATTTGAGGGAACCTTGCAAGAAATGCCCGCCcgtgaaaaagagaagaagaggcgAGAGATTCCGATACGTCAAGCGATACGTTCTCGCGGAGGGCGCCCACCTCGCTGTTACCTGTCCAGA ATCGAGCACGGTGTCGCGAGTAATTTGGAAGAAGGATGCGCTCGCTCTGAAGAAGGGAGCGGGTCGGTCATTTCGTAAAGCGGACAGAGACGTGCGAGTGATAGTGGACACTTTCTCCACGCTCTATTTAATAG ATGTGTCCAAAGATGAGCAAGGTAATTATACCTGTTACGTAGACAACGTGAATATGATGCGTATGAAGGTTATTGTCATATCTAAGACGCGACTTCTGACGCAAG CTTTTCTCCGACACTCGGGTTACTTGGGAGTCATAATTGTCTTGACTTCGTTCTGCTATTGCGCGGGTGTAGTAATGACGTgtcgacagagagaaaaatttcaatcGTTGCCACAGGATGAGCCACCACAGGACGAAGGGGAATAA
- the LOC105280935 gene encoding uncharacterized protein LOC105280935, which translates to MVIIAVAICIATDGTLANVNKYCRDKDRLITSDENDEYLLVGATSNTTVILACRY; encoded by the exons ATGG TTATAATAGCGGTTGCGATTTGCATCGCCACGGACGGTACGCTCGCGaacgttaataaatattgcagaGATAAGGACAGATTGATTACATCTGATGAGAATGACGAATATCTGCTTGTCGGCGCCACAAGTAACACGACCGTCATACTAGCATGCCGCTATTG A
- the LOC105280875 gene encoding protein lin-9 homolog isoform X1: protein MADMIETESVEALLSIKNGSYPAVDEIKTEIIDDDLMDTEEHRMSNHSMDPQMDMEELEPIPELGPAALGLQRVGTQPPAKPNPPTQPVQVLNRRGMPARIRKKNKLFYDDILINHPHHRIKKDPMSAEAKQSPKRLLRPSPMKKQTRISGEPKKSTGTPSQPTTPITTPIKQEKEIDKPPQPPSPDRKIGQKIGMRLRNLLKLPKAHKWVCYEWFYSNIDKILFEGDNDFMICLKESFPQLKTRKLTRVEWCKIRRMMGKPRRCSQSFFEEERRELDRKRQKIRMLQQRKTADINSFKDLPPEIPLQLVIGTKVTARLRKPQDGLFTGSIDAVDTSNNTYRITFERAGLGTHSVPDYEVLSNEPPETISVASFAQKFRPRPLQYVPSPPYAMKLSPRLTNDPLISNASVSVPKKSHAGGTMNGYPLKLLELMVKVNKILTVKKIKIKKLKELNGEVEKRRSFGESLPPDFEKRYAGIVVDLEKMNSALQDFLNEIQELCQEMAPEPSVAAMLAPSHLREKCKQEAADMVAKNNIINDKEPGKMNQLVTDLTALMLQVKSLSDSNQNAYELKVLQGTMEQIRSKLSPQNQQVFQNCVEIHMQHIQLGLGQIAGVQCNRQLAGRHHRIRIGREDNFIFSSLV from the exons ATGGCAGACATGATTGAAA CTGAATCTGTGGAGGCACTGCTATCCATAAAAAATGGCAGCTATCCAGCCGTCGACGAAATTAAAACGGAGATAATCGATGATGACTTGATGGATACGGAGGAGCATCGTATGTCGAACCACTCGATGGATCCACAAATGGATATGGAGGAGCTGGAGCCGATACCAGAGCTGGGACCTGCAGCTCTGGGTCTGCAGAGGGTGGGCACTCAACCACCTGCGAAACCAAATCCACCGACGCAGCCGGTGCAAGTGCTGAACCGCAGAGGCATGCCAGCGAGGATtaggaaaaaaaacaaattgttttacGATGATATCTTGATTAATCATCCACATCACAG GATTAAAAAAGACCCGATGAGTGCAGAGGCGAAACAATCTCCGAAGAGGCTGTTACGTCCGTCTCCGATGAAGAAACAAACTAGGATATCAGGCGAGCCCAAAAAGAGTACAGGTACACCTTCGCAGCCAACGACGCCCATCACCACTCCGATCAAGCAGGAAAAGGAGATCGATAAGCCGCCGCAGCCTCCGTCACCAGATCGTAAGATAGGACAAAAAATCGGCATGAGATTAAGAAATTTGTTGAAGCTACCAAAGGCGCACAAGTGGGTCTGTTACGAGTGGTTCTACAGCAATATTGACAA GATATTGTTCGAAGGTGACAACGACTTCATGATCTGTCTGAAGGAATCGTTCCCGCAACTGAAAACGCGCAAGCTCACCCGCGTCGAGTGGTGCAAGATCAGGAGGATGATGGGCAAGCCACGTAGATGCTCGCAATCGTTCTTCGAGGAGGAGAGACGCGAGCTGGACAGGAAGAGACAGAAGATACGGATGTTGCAGCAGCGTAAGACGGCGGACATCAACAGCTTCAAGGATCTGCCGCCTGAGATACCGCTGCAGCTGGTGATCGGCACGAAGGTCACAGCGAGATTGAGAAAGCCACAGGACGGTCTGTTCACCGGAAGCATCGACGCCGTCGACACCAGCAATAACACTTACAGAATCACGTTCGAGAGAGCCGGACTGGGAACGCACAGCGTTCCCGATTACGAGGTCTTG TCAAACGAGCCGCCAGAGACGATCAGCGTGGCGTCGTTCGCCCAGAAATTCCGACCTAGACCTCTGCAATACGTGCCTTCGCCGCCGTACGCGATGAAGTTGTCGCCACGACTGACCAACGACCCGTTGATATCCAACGCCTCGGTATCCGTGCCGAAGAAGTCGCACGCCGGCGGCACGATGAACGGCTATCCGCTAAAGTTGCTCGAGCTGATGGTGAAGGTGAACAAGATACTGACCGTCAAGAAGATCAAGATCAAGAAGTTGAAGGAGCTGAATGGGGAAGTTGAGAAGAGACGTTCCTTCGGAGAATCGCTTCCCCCTGATTTCGAGAAGAGATACGCAGG TATTGTCGTTGATCTGGAGAAAATGAACAGTGCTCTTCAAGACTTCCTGAATGAGATTCAAGAATTGTGTCAAGAAATGGCGCCCGAGCCGAGCGTGGCGGCGATGTTGGCACCGTCGCACCTACGCGAGAAGTGCAAGCAGGAGGCGGCGGATATGGTCgcgaaaaataacataatcaaCGACAAAGAGCCCGGCAAGATGAATCAATTGGTGACGGATTTGACCGCGCTGATGCTGCAAGTTAAG AGTTTATCGGACTCGAATCAAAACGCGTACGAGCTGAAGGTGCTGCAAGGCACCATGGAGCAGATAAGATCGAAACTGAGTCCGCAGAATCAGCAGGTTTTCCAGAACTGCGTGGAGATTCACATGCAGCACATTCAGCTGGGCCTAGGGCAGATAG CGGGTGTACAGTGTAATCGGCAATTGGCAGGTCGCCACCACCGTATTCGTATCGGACGAGAGGACAACTTTATTTTCTCATCTCTTGTATAG
- the LOC105280875 gene encoding protein lin-9 homolog isoform X2: MDTEEHRMSNHSMDPQMDMEELEPIPELGPAALGLQRVGTQPPAKPNPPTQPVQVLNRRGMPARIRKKNKLFYDDILINHPHHRIKKDPMSAEAKQSPKRLLRPSPMKKQTRISGEPKKSTGTPSQPTTPITTPIKQEKEIDKPPQPPSPDRKIGQKIGMRLRNLLKLPKAHKWVCYEWFYSNIDKILFEGDNDFMICLKESFPQLKTRKLTRVEWCKIRRMMGKPRRCSQSFFEEERRELDRKRQKIRMLQQRKTADINSFKDLPPEIPLQLVIGTKVTARLRKPQDGLFTGSIDAVDTSNNTYRITFERAGLGTHSVPDYEVLSNEPPETISVASFAQKFRPRPLQYVPSPPYAMKLSPRLTNDPLISNASVSVPKKSHAGGTMNGYPLKLLELMVKVNKILTVKKIKIKKLKELNGEVEKRRSFGESLPPDFEKRYAGIVVDLEKMNSALQDFLNEIQELCQEMAPEPSVAAMLAPSHLREKCKQEAADMVAKNNIINDKEPGKMNQLVTDLTALMLQVKSLSDSNQNAYELKVLQGTMEQIRSKLSPQNQQVFQNCVEIHMQHIQLGLGQIAGVQCNRQLAGRHHRIRIGREDNFIFSSLV; this comes from the exons ATGGATACGGAGGAGCATCGTATGTCGAACCACTCGATGGATCCACAAATGGATATGGAGGAGCTGGAGCCGATACCAGAGCTGGGACCTGCAGCTCTGGGTCTGCAGAGGGTGGGCACTCAACCACCTGCGAAACCAAATCCACCGACGCAGCCGGTGCAAGTGCTGAACCGCAGAGGCATGCCAGCGAGGATtaggaaaaaaaacaaattgttttacGATGATATCTTGATTAATCATCCACATCACAG GATTAAAAAAGACCCGATGAGTGCAGAGGCGAAACAATCTCCGAAGAGGCTGTTACGTCCGTCTCCGATGAAGAAACAAACTAGGATATCAGGCGAGCCCAAAAAGAGTACAGGTACACCTTCGCAGCCAACGACGCCCATCACCACTCCGATCAAGCAGGAAAAGGAGATCGATAAGCCGCCGCAGCCTCCGTCACCAGATCGTAAGATAGGACAAAAAATCGGCATGAGATTAAGAAATTTGTTGAAGCTACCAAAGGCGCACAAGTGGGTCTGTTACGAGTGGTTCTACAGCAATATTGACAA GATATTGTTCGAAGGTGACAACGACTTCATGATCTGTCTGAAGGAATCGTTCCCGCAACTGAAAACGCGCAAGCTCACCCGCGTCGAGTGGTGCAAGATCAGGAGGATGATGGGCAAGCCACGTAGATGCTCGCAATCGTTCTTCGAGGAGGAGAGACGCGAGCTGGACAGGAAGAGACAGAAGATACGGATGTTGCAGCAGCGTAAGACGGCGGACATCAACAGCTTCAAGGATCTGCCGCCTGAGATACCGCTGCAGCTGGTGATCGGCACGAAGGTCACAGCGAGATTGAGAAAGCCACAGGACGGTCTGTTCACCGGAAGCATCGACGCCGTCGACACCAGCAATAACACTTACAGAATCACGTTCGAGAGAGCCGGACTGGGAACGCACAGCGTTCCCGATTACGAGGTCTTG TCAAACGAGCCGCCAGAGACGATCAGCGTGGCGTCGTTCGCCCAGAAATTCCGACCTAGACCTCTGCAATACGTGCCTTCGCCGCCGTACGCGATGAAGTTGTCGCCACGACTGACCAACGACCCGTTGATATCCAACGCCTCGGTATCCGTGCCGAAGAAGTCGCACGCCGGCGGCACGATGAACGGCTATCCGCTAAAGTTGCTCGAGCTGATGGTGAAGGTGAACAAGATACTGACCGTCAAGAAGATCAAGATCAAGAAGTTGAAGGAGCTGAATGGGGAAGTTGAGAAGAGACGTTCCTTCGGAGAATCGCTTCCCCCTGATTTCGAGAAGAGATACGCAGG TATTGTCGTTGATCTGGAGAAAATGAACAGTGCTCTTCAAGACTTCCTGAATGAGATTCAAGAATTGTGTCAAGAAATGGCGCCCGAGCCGAGCGTGGCGGCGATGTTGGCACCGTCGCACCTACGCGAGAAGTGCAAGCAGGAGGCGGCGGATATGGTCgcgaaaaataacataatcaaCGACAAAGAGCCCGGCAAGATGAATCAATTGGTGACGGATTTGACCGCGCTGATGCTGCAAGTTAAG AGTTTATCGGACTCGAATCAAAACGCGTACGAGCTGAAGGTGCTGCAAGGCACCATGGAGCAGATAAGATCGAAACTGAGTCCGCAGAATCAGCAGGTTTTCCAGAACTGCGTGGAGATTCACATGCAGCACATTCAGCTGGGCCTAGGGCAGATAG CGGGTGTACAGTGTAATCGGCAATTGGCAGGTCGCCACCACCGTATTCGTATCGGACGAGAGGACAACTTTATTTTCTCATCTCTTGTATAG
- the LOC105280751 gene encoding nuclear pore complex protein Nup50 encodes MAGKRSAATELNHDNWDEENEPEEAGTFTKASTDVLEKRVIKTGRRRLPSRDGANMKSAFGTFTGFKTSNSVMKSSPFSFLANVITPSSTTTSIAPTTIVNTNNKSVESGSASKAENASKTDNDNAKAQTLSGTSASKKGLSEQGNEKTKSHSSEYYAKLKGLNESVTTWIKTHVDANPFCILTPIFKDYEKYLKEIKEESAKVQASHTAEQTTQATPDRKNDSKKDASVEKKSEGSSFASSKALTSCIDTRPLIAAEWKPEKQMFPNLTTSAKSIFGNTEPKTEAPKSVFGNADVTPDKGRSIFGNIESNVARKSVFGNTTPDKNPFLRKPTVPDGVKTEEEETKPDVKPVAPTFPASTFSFGQSSTTSNATAGFSFGSAKPFSFAPQAVKPQDSEDKADNEKDEEDEEPPKPDFKPITEEGAIYEQRCKVFVKKDASFSDRGVGTLYLKPTPNGKMQLIVRADTALGNLLLNTLLTPSIPTKRMNKNSIMLVCLPMPDSTPPPIPVLLRVKTSQGADDLFETLNEHKK; translated from the exons ATGGCAGGCAAACGGTCTGCGGCAACAGAACTGAATCACGATAACTGGGACGAGGAGAATGAACCGGAAGAGGCTGGTACATTTACTAAAGCATCGACTGATGTACTTGAGAAAAGAGTTATAAAAACAGGTAGACGTCGGTTACCATCAAGGGAT GGTGCCAACATGAAAAGTGCATTCGGGACATTTACAGGTTTCAAAACCTCCAATTCTGTAATGAAGTCATCCCCATTCAGTTTTTTAGCTAATGTAATTACCCCTTCCAGTACGACTACTTCCATTGCCCCAACAACGATTGTAAATACTAACAACAAGAGCGTTGAGAGCGGCAGTGCTTCTAAAGCCGAGAATGCAAGTAAAACCGATAACGATAACGCGAAAGCACAAACGCTATCAGGCACGAGTGCGAGCAAGAAGGGTTTGAGCGAGCAAGGAAACGAGAAGACCAAGAGTCACTCGTCAGAATATTACGCGAAGCTGAAGGGATTGAACGAGAGCGTGACGACGTGGATAAAAACCCACGTGGACGCGAATCCATTCTGTATATTAACACCTATATTCAAGGATTATGAGAAGTACTTGAAAGAGATTAAAGAAGAGAGTGCGAAGGTGCAAGCCTCGCACACCGCGGAACAGACGACGCAGGCTACGCCTGATCGAAAAAACGACAGCAAGAAGGACGCGAGCGTGGAGAAGAAATCGGAAGGTTCTTCCTTTGCCAGTTCAAAGGCGCTTACGAGCTGCATTGACACGCGTCCACTGATAGCCGCAGAATGGAAACCCGAAAAGCAGATGTTCCCCAATCTTACTACTAGTGCCAAGTCCATATTTGGCAACACGGAACCGAAAACGGAAGCTCCTAAATCCGTATTCGGCAATGCCGACGTGACTCCTGACAAGGGCAGGTCCATTTTCGGAAACATAGAGTCGAACGTTGCTCGTAAGAGTGTATTCGGCAATACAACCCCGGACAAGAACCCCTTCTTACGCAAACCCACAGTCCCGGACGGCGTGAAGACGGAAGAGGAGGAAACGAAACCCGATGTGAAGCCTGTTGCGCCTACTTTCCCAGCTTCGACCTTCAGTTTCGGACAGAGTTCCACTACCAGCAACGCGACTGCTGGATTTAGTTTCGGCAG CGCGAAACCATTCTCGTTCGCGCCTCAAGCAGTGAAACCGCAAGATTCCGAGGACAAAGCTGACAACGAAAAGGACGAGGAGGATGAGGAACCACCGAAGCCAGATTTTAAACCGATTACTGAGGAAGGTGCGATTTACGAGCAGAG GTGTAAAGTCTTCGTGAAGAAAGACGCCAGTTTTAGCGACAGGGGCGTCGGAACGTTGTATCTAAAACCGACACCGAATGggaaaatgcaattaatagTACGCGCGGACACTGCTCTGGGTAATTTGTTGCTTAATACTCTGTTGACTCCAAGCATCCCGACCAAGCGCATGAACAAGAACTCGATCATGTTGGTCTGTCTGCCAATGCCGGATTCCACACCGCCCCCGATCCCAGTGCTGTTGAGAGTGAAAACCAGCCAGGGGGCAGACGACCTGTTTGAAACACTGAACGAACATAAAAAGTAG
- the LOC105280760 gene encoding RNA-binding protein squid: MAAVEGYQNQAQCETQNMQEQQNAQGQQNAHQNDSNTSGAQDQERGFQQDRQQQQHQATAGIPGKDDERKLFVGGLSRNTTDKELRDHFGKFGEIESISLKTDPHTGQSRGFAFMVFTNPKTIDKLLASGEHYINKRKVDPKRVSKKSQHGKIFVGGLTPEITDEDIKNYFGQYGTIVELQAPFDKVKNQRKGFCFITFDSKEVVYKLLKTPKQTINGKEVDVKKVKVNPDPRGQGFWAPGYGYGYNSYGYIPDYNGYHGGGGGYDDMYANYDYGYDAYDNMGYGPKPRGNGPGPRQFQRHQPY; encoded by the exons ATGGCGGCCGTAGAGGGTTATCAAAATCAGGCGCAATGTGAGACGCAGAACATGCAGGAGCAACAAAACGCTCAGGGCCAGCAGAACGCGCACCAGAATGACAGTAACACATCGGGGGCGCAGGATCAGGAGAGGGGTTTTCAGCAGGACaggcaacaacagcagcatcAAGCCACGGCCGGTATTCCCGGTAAGGACGACGAGCGCAAGCTCTTCGTTGGTGGACTGTCCCGCAACACCACCGACAAGGAATTGCGCGATCATTTCGGCAAGTTCGGCGAGATCGAGAGCATCTCCTTGAAAACGGATCCACACACAGGCCAGTCACGTGGTTTCGCCTTTATGGTGTTCACGAATCCCAAGACCATCGATAAGCTGCTCGCGTCTGGCGAGCATTACATCAACAAACGCAAG GTGGATCCAAAGCGCGTTAGTAAAAAGTCGCAACACGGAAAGATCTTCGTGGGTGGTCTCACGCCCGAGATCACGGACGAGGATATCAAGAATTATTTCGGGCAATATGGCACGATCGTCGAGCTGCAAGCGCCCTTTGACAAAGTCAAAAATCAACGGAAGGGCTTCTGCTTCATCACGTTCGACTCGAAGGAGGTTGTGTACAAGTTACTAAAGACGCCTAAGCAAACGATAAACGGCAAGGAAGTGGACGTGAAGAAAGTAAAGGTTAATCCGGATCCGAGAGGCCAGGGCTTCTGGGCACCAGGCTACGGGTACGGTTATAATAGTTACGGATATATTCCTGACTATAATGGCTAccacggtggcggcggcggctacGATGACATGTACGCGAATTACGACTACGGATATGACGCCTACGATAACATGGGGTATGGTCCGAAGCCACGAGGAAACGGTCCCGGACCGCGTCAATTTCAGAGACATCAACCGTACTAA
- the LOC105280771 gene encoding E3 ubiquitin-protein ligase SIAH1 produces MSQLNISSGKRGRGVASTSASTVSALSSSTDLASLFECPVCFDYVLPPILQCQSGHLVCTNCRPKLSCCPTCRGPLGNIRNLAMEKVASNVMFPCKYSTSGCTVSLVHTEKADHEDACEFRPYSCPCPGASCKWQGSLEQVMPHLIMSHKSITTLQGEDIVFLATDINLPGAVDWVMMQSCFGHHFMLVLEKQEKYDGHQQFFAIVQLIGSRKQAENFAYRLELNGHRRRLTWEAMPRSIHEGVSSAILNSDCLVFDTSIAQLFADNGNLGINVTISMA; encoded by the exons ATGTCTCAATTAAATATCAGCTCTGGCAAGCGGGGCAGGGGGGTTGCGAGTACTTCCGCATCAACCGTGTCCGCGCTAAGCAGCTCTACCGATCTGGCGAGTCTCTTTGAGTGTCCAGTTTGTTTTGATTATGTGCTTCCACCGATCTTGCAATGCCAGAGTGGGCACCTCGTTTGCACGAATTGCCGACCGAAGCTCTCCTGTTGCCCTACGTGCCGAGGTCCACTGG GTAATATCCGCAACTTGGCCATGGAGAAGGTGGCGAGTAACGTAATGTTCCCCTGTAAGTATTCCACCAGCGGCTGTACAGTTTCGTTGGTACACACCGAGAAGGCAGATCACGAAGATGCGTGCGAGTTCCGTCCATACAGCTGCCCCTGCCCGGGAGCGTCCTGCAAGTGGCAGGGATCGCTGGAGCAGGTGATGCCGCATCTCATCATGAGTCACAAAAGTATCACGACCCTACAAG GAGAAGACATTGTTTTCTTAGCGACTGACATTAATCTTCCGGGAGCTGTGGATTGGGTGATGATGCAATCCTGTTTCGGCCATCACTTTATGCTGGTGCTGGAGAAGCAGGAGAAATACGACGGGCATCAGCAGTTCTTCGCGATCGTACAGCTGATCGGTTCGAGGAAACAAGCAGAGAATTTCGCTTACAG ATTGGAGTTGAACGGGCACAGGAGGCGTCTTACGTGGGAGGCGATGCCGCGTTCCATCCACGAGGGTGTGTCGTCAGCGATTTTAAATTCTGACTGTCTTGTATTTGACACCTCCATTGCGCAGTTGTTCGCCGACAATGGAAACCTAGGaattaatgttacaatttCCATGGCATGA